From the genome of Geothrix sp. 21YS21S-4, one region includes:
- a CDS encoding Lrp/AsnC family transcriptional regulator: MAKTLMEDDLNRRLVALLQQEGRMSHAELAERLGVSRPTIIDRVKRLEAEGILGGYAARVTPASVNKPNVAFVAVRYKDNNEAIEQRFIKALEEEPDILEAHTVAGEDALLLKVVADTPAGIAERLRRIRALGPMVTTRTTLVLETHWEKAGPSPFPSDAQARKARK; encoded by the coding sequence ATGGCGAAGACGCTGATGGAAGACGACCTGAATCGGCGCCTGGTGGCCCTCCTCCAGCAGGAAGGGCGCATGAGCCACGCGGAGCTGGCCGAGCGCCTGGGCGTGAGCCGGCCCACCATCATCGACCGCGTGAAGCGCCTGGAGGCCGAGGGCATCCTGGGGGGCTACGCCGCGCGCGTGACGCCGGCCTCGGTGAACAAGCCCAACGTGGCCTTCGTGGCGGTGCGCTACAAGGACAACAACGAGGCCATCGAGCAGCGCTTCATCAAGGCGCTGGAGGAGGAGCCGGACATCCTGGAGGCCCACACCGTGGCCGGCGAGGATGCCCTGCTGCTGAAGGTGGTGGCGGACACGCCGGCCGGGATCGCCGAGCGCCTCCGCCGGATCCGCGCCCTGGGGCCCATGGTCACCACCCGCACCACCCTCGTCCTGGAGACCCACTGGGAGAAGGCCGGTCCCAGCCCCTTCCCCTCGGACGCCCAGGCCCGGAAGGCCCGGAAGTGA
- the kdsA gene encoding 3-deoxy-8-phosphooctulonate synthase, translating to MDFARPFTDRSFFLIAGPCVIESREHAHLMAASLRELAEARGIPFLYKSSFDKANRTSQGSHRGPGMDEGLDILAEVRSRYGVPVLTDVHESDQCAPAAQAVDVLQIPAFLCRQTDLLLAAAATGRTVNLKKGQFLAPWDLKHGVEKLRSVEGHGPVWVTERGSSFGYGNLVVDFQSFPHLRKTGCPVVFDATHSVQKPGALGNATGGAREMIPTLARAAATAVDGFFFEVHDCPEKAHSDGPNAMRLEEFGALLDELLVLWRAARAGALQDPAGK from the coding sequence ATGGACTTCGCCCGACCCTTCACCGACCGGAGTTTTTTCCTGATCGCGGGGCCCTGCGTCATCGAAAGCCGGGAGCACGCCCACCTGATGGCCGCCAGCCTGCGCGAATTGGCCGAGGCCCGCGGCATTCCCTTCCTCTACAAATCCAGCTTCGACAAGGCCAACCGGACCAGCCAGGGGAGCCACCGGGGACCGGGCATGGACGAGGGCCTGGACATCCTGGCCGAGGTCCGCAGCCGCTACGGCGTGCCCGTCCTGACCGACGTCCACGAGAGCGACCAGTGCGCCCCCGCCGCCCAGGCCGTGGACGTGCTCCAGATCCCCGCCTTCCTGTGCCGGCAGACGGACCTCCTCCTGGCCGCCGCCGCCACGGGCCGCACCGTCAACCTGAAGAAGGGGCAGTTCCTGGCGCCCTGGGACCTGAAGCACGGCGTGGAGAAGCTCCGGTCCGTCGAGGGCCACGGCCCCGTGTGGGTGACGGAGCGGGGATCCAGCTTCGGCTACGGCAACCTGGTGGTGGATTTCCAGAGCTTCCCGCACCTCCGCAAGACCGGTTGCCCCGTGGTGTTCGACGCCACCCACAGCGTCCAGAAGCCGGGTGCCCTGGGGAACGCCACCGGCGGCGCCCGGGAGATGATCCCCACCCTGGCCCGCGCAGCCGCCACCGCGGTGGACGGGTTCTTCTTCGAAGTGCACGACTGCCCCGAGAAGGCCCACAGCGACGGGCCCAATGCGATGAGGCTCGAGGAGTTCGGCGCCCTGCTCGACGAGCTCCTCGTCCTGTGGCGGGCCGCCCGGGCCGGCGCGCTGCAGGATCCCGCCGGGAAATGA
- a CDS encoding GNAT family N-acetyltransferase, translating into MNGEGIRAGRGLELRPLGVRDAAALFALVEAERERLRRWLPWPDSQRAVQDSRVYIQHMRLQAKRGVARAFGLWWKDRLVGVASFVWIDAVNRAAAIGYWLAASAQGHGLMTAAVAALVRHGFRTLGLNRIEIRAGVRNRRSRAIPQRLGFRHEGTLHQAERLADRFVDHAVYGLLAADWRAR; encoded by the coding sequence ATGAACGGCGAAGGGATCAGGGCCGGGCGCGGCCTGGAGCTGCGGCCCCTGGGGGTGCGGGACGCCGCCGCGCTCTTCGCGCTGGTGGAGGCGGAGCGGGAGCGGCTGCGCCGGTGGCTGCCGTGGCCCGACTCGCAGCGGGCCGTCCAAGATTCGCGCGTCTACATCCAGCACATGCGGCTCCAAGCGAAGCGGGGCGTGGCCCGCGCCTTCGGCCTGTGGTGGAAGGACCGGCTGGTGGGCGTGGCCAGCTTCGTGTGGATCGACGCCGTGAACCGGGCCGCGGCCATCGGCTACTGGCTGGCGGCCTCAGCCCAGGGCCACGGGCTGATGACCGCGGCGGTCGCCGCTCTCGTCCGCCACGGATTCCGCACCCTGGGGCTCAACCGCATCGAGATCCGCGCAGGGGTCCGCAACCGGCGCAGCCGCGCCATCCCCCAGCGCCTGGGCTTCCGGCACGAGGGCACCCTCCACCAGGCCGAGCGGCTGGCCGATCGGTTCGTGGACCACGCGGTCTACGGTCTGCTGGCCGCCGACTGGCGCGCCCGCTAA
- a CDS encoding bifunctional 5,10-methylenetetrahydrofolate dehydrogenase/5,10-methenyltetrahydrofolate cyclohydrolase translates to MPTTLTGKLDCQGTARHYLELVRSNVKKLGFSPGLGVILGSGDPGSVTYQRWLMKDCEDLGINAADLRVENGMQIVKLVARLNQDEKTHGVFIFYPLRYPEIKDDEVMDLVDPSKDIEGLHAINIGFLTKYRKRMDDGTQHRCMTPCTARAIVKTLKRGFGENWLAGKTVLVINDSLRIGRPLTAMVANLKATPILCHANTNKDHLQGFIRIADVIVSAVPASGYRIPTEWIKDGALCFDLSGEGNFDYDALDARGIPYTDTTRNSIGKVTRAMALLNLTYAAGVE, encoded by the coding sequence ATGCCCACCACGCTGACGGGAAAGCTCGACTGCCAGGGAACGGCCCGCCATTACCTGGAGCTGGTGCGTTCCAACGTGAAGAAGCTGGGTTTTTCGCCGGGGCTGGGGGTCATCCTGGGTAGCGGCGATCCGGGCAGCGTCACCTACCAGCGCTGGCTGATGAAGGACTGCGAGGATCTGGGGATCAACGCGGCGGACCTGCGCGTGGAGAACGGGATGCAGATCGTGAAGCTGGTCGCCCGCCTCAATCAGGACGAGAAGACCCACGGCGTGTTCATCTTCTATCCCCTGCGCTATCCGGAGATCAAGGACGACGAGGTGATGGACCTGGTGGATCCCAGCAAGGACATCGAGGGCCTCCACGCCATCAACATCGGGTTCCTCACCAAGTACCGGAAGCGGATGGACGACGGCACCCAGCACCGCTGCATGACGCCCTGCACCGCGCGCGCCATCGTGAAGACCCTGAAGCGGGGCTTCGGGGAGAACTGGCTGGCGGGCAAGACCGTGCTGGTGATCAACGACAGCCTCCGCATCGGCCGGCCCCTCACCGCGATGGTGGCCAACCTGAAGGCCACGCCCATCCTCTGCCACGCGAACACCAACAAGGACCACCTGCAGGGGTTCATTCGGATCGCCGACGTCATCGTCAGCGCCGTGCCGGCCTCCGGCTACCGGATTCCCACCGAATGGATCAAGGATGGCGCCCTGTGCTTCGACCTCAGCGGCGAAGGCAACTTCGACTACGACGCCCTGGACGCCCGGGGCATCCCCTACACCGACACCACCCGCAACAGCATCGGGAAGGTCACCCGGGCCATGGCCCTGCTGAACCTGACCTACGCCGCGGGCGTGGAGTAG
- the nth gene encoding endonuclease III gives MRPFKPNPGELQRRLRAAYPDAHCALDHRDPFQLVVATILSAQCTDARVNLTTPALFARYPDAAALAGARQDELEGLIKSTGFFRNKAKNLIGLGQALIARHDGKVPSDPEALGALPGVGQKTANVVLANAFGVPALAVDTHIFRVARRLGLSQGSTPEKVEADLRRLFPREDWIVLHHQLIFHGRRVCDARRPDCPACPLLDLCPTGLGLMEDPHLGVKLTTNPAPPAKGRERKAAARKALPDLPPLSSGFPRRVISLVPSVTELLAQWGLATRIAGRSRFCVEPRWIRNTVPSVGGTKDPDLDRIRDLAPDLVILERDENPKSVADALTALGIPWLALEIRTVKDAAAALRDLGKRLGVPEAAEARAAAVETALKGRSRKKGPRALALVWKGPWMSAGPDTYVGDLLRQGGFTAVGPDRYPALTDEDLQALAPDLVLLPSEPYRFTRRHQADLQKLLPDTDIRLVDGKALTWYLSRTEMGLELVRSLHGD, from the coding sequence ATGCGCCCTTTCAAGCCCAATCCCGGCGAACTCCAGCGGCGGCTCCGCGCGGCCTATCCCGACGCCCACTGCGCCCTCGACCACCGCGACCCGTTCCAGCTCGTGGTGGCCACCATCCTGAGCGCCCAGTGCACGGACGCCCGAGTGAACCTCACCACCCCCGCCCTCTTCGCCCGCTATCCCGACGCCGCCGCGCTGGCCGGTGCCCGGCAGGACGAGCTGGAGGGCCTGATCAAATCCACGGGCTTCTTCCGCAACAAGGCCAAAAACCTCATCGGCCTGGGCCAAGCCCTGATCGCGCGCCACGACGGCAAGGTGCCCTCGGATCCCGAGGCGCTGGGCGCCCTCCCCGGCGTGGGCCAGAAGACCGCCAACGTGGTGCTGGCCAATGCCTTCGGCGTGCCCGCTCTGGCGGTGGACACCCACATCTTCCGCGTGGCGCGGCGGCTCGGCCTGTCCCAGGGTTCCACCCCGGAAAAGGTGGAGGCGGACCTCCGCCGGCTGTTCCCCCGGGAGGACTGGATCGTCCTCCACCACCAGCTCATCTTCCATGGCCGCCGCGTGTGCGACGCCCGCCGCCCCGACTGCCCCGCCTGTCCCCTGCTGGACCTGTGCCCCACGGGCCTCGGGCTGATGGAGGATCCCCACCTCGGCGTGAAGCTGACGACGAATCCGGCGCCTCCCGCGAAGGGGCGCGAGCGGAAAGCCGCAGCCAGGAAGGCCCTGCCTGATCTCCCCCCGCTCTCGTCCGGCTTCCCCCGCCGCGTCATCAGCCTGGTGCCGTCGGTGACGGAGCTGCTGGCGCAATGGGGGCTGGCCACGCGGATCGCCGGCCGCTCCAGGTTCTGCGTGGAGCCCCGGTGGATCCGGAACACCGTCCCCTCGGTGGGCGGGACGAAGGATCCGGACCTCGACCGCATCCGCGACCTGGCGCCGGACCTGGTGATCCTGGAGCGGGACGAGAATCCAAAGTCGGTTGCCGACGCCCTGACGGCCCTGGGCATTCCCTGGCTGGCCCTGGAGATCCGCACGGTGAAGGATGCCGCCGCGGCGCTCCGCGACCTGGGGAAGCGCCTGGGCGTTCCCGAGGCTGCCGAGGCCCGCGCCGCGGCCGTGGAAACCGCCCTCAAGGGCCGCTCGCGAAAGAAGGGACCGCGCGCCCTCGCCCTGGTCTGGAAAGGTCCCTGGATGAGCGCCGGCCCGGATACCTACGTCGGCGACCTCCTGCGCCAGGGCGGCTTCACCGCCGTCGGTCCCGACCGCTATCCCGCGCTTACGGACGAGGATCTGCAGGCCCTCGCGCCCGACCTCGTCCTGCTCCCCAGCGAGCCCTACCGCTTCACCCGCCGCCACCAGGCCGACCTCCAGAAACTCCTCCCCGACACCGACATCCGGCTGGTCGACGGCAAGGCGCTGACCTGGTACCTCAGCCGGACGGAGATGGGGCTGGAGCTGGTGCGGAGCCTTCACGGCGACTGA
- a CDS encoding TlpA disulfide reductase family protein has translation MPLPLLCVMMAAPAVQAPAPATEAQRVLDAARAKAKEVAAARAAFTKAGGNTKDFKGDCAKELAALEARLAADPQPELKQALLVSTLYHLQLAKIEPSPALLARVQKDVPPTAAAWSLEPGLLGTRLEADPKGWGAYVAEARTKHADPDLRRSLTFDYFWERLDAKDEAEWKPAFDVLQKEFPTSREAKLAGEILEGERKTGIGRPAPAFSLAALGDSATTYSVASFKGKYVLVDFWATWCPSCRAEIPALHAAWAKFKTKPFEILSLSFDRRVEHIAPYRKQAATPMPWKHAFVEGGFQSPVASAYGVKGIPKAVLIGPDGTIVANGAQLRGENLEKTLETFLGK, from the coding sequence ATGCCGCTCCCCTTGCTCTGCGTGATGATGGCCGCCCCCGCCGTTCAGGCTCCCGCGCCCGCGACGGAGGCCCAGCGGGTGCTCGACGCCGCCCGCGCGAAGGCGAAGGAAGTGGCGGCTGCCCGTGCCGCCTTCACCAAGGCCGGCGGCAACACCAAGGACTTCAAGGGCGACTGCGCCAAGGAACTGGCTGCCCTGGAGGCGCGCCTGGCCGCGGATCCCCAGCCGGAGCTCAAGCAGGCGCTGCTGGTCAGCACCCTCTACCACCTGCAGTTGGCCAAGATCGAGCCCAGCCCGGCGCTGCTCGCCCGGGTCCAGAAGGACGTGCCGCCCACGGCCGCGGCCTGGAGCCTGGAACCGGGCCTCCTCGGCACGCGCCTCGAAGCGGATCCCAAGGGCTGGGGCGCCTACGTGGCCGAGGCGCGCACCAAGCACGCCGATCCGGATCTCCGCCGCTCGCTGACCTTCGATTACTTCTGGGAGCGCCTGGACGCCAAGGACGAAGCCGAGTGGAAGCCCGCCTTCGACGTCCTTCAGAAGGAGTTCCCCACCAGCCGCGAAGCGAAGCTCGCCGGCGAGATCCTGGAGGGCGAGCGCAAGACCGGGATCGGCCGCCCCGCGCCGGCGTTCAGCCTGGCGGCCCTCGGTGATTCCGCCACCACCTATTCCGTGGCGAGCTTCAAAGGCAAGTACGTGCTCGTCGACTTCTGGGCCACCTGGTGCCCCTCCTGCCGGGCCGAAATCCCCGCGCTGCACGCCGCCTGGGCGAAGTTTAAGACCAAGCCCTTCGAGATCCTGTCGCTCTCCTTCGACCGCCGCGTCGAGCACATCGCGCCCTACCGCAAGCAGGCGGCCACGCCCATGCCCTGGAAGCACGCGTTCGTCGAAGGCGGATTCCAGAGCCCCGTGGCGTCCGCCTACGGCGTGAAGGGCATCCCCAAAGCGGTGCTCATCGGCCCCGACGGCACCATCGTCGCCAATGGCGCCCAGCTCCGCGGCGAGAACCTGGAGAAGACCCTGGAGACGTTCCTGGGCAAGTAG
- a CDS encoding cytochrome c biogenesis protein CcdA — protein sequence MRTLKILLWSLCLAAAAWAQRADPTFDPVGSVALAFQKGAVVVTVPEGAHLKAAFMEVAKKGGAGTLKAGPLPATTAKDEIGDGIWHGTVRIPLRGEGLTGTVKVEVTYQPCTEGEGGVCFPPTTRTLDVKAAEIPALSLAADVKHPAASPAENPPQAAVSPVPPQIQAPAAPASEPASRSGLLVSLLVAFLAGMAASLTPCVYPMIPITMAIVGAKGGGKSRGFALSLALVLGMAATYTTLGVLAAKSGAAFGAFAQKPAFLVPVSLLFAAFALSLFGAFEIALPPALAMKLQGSGGRKGFGGAFVMGLVLGPLSAPCVGPVIGAVLVRIAQQGDVFLGGLQLFVFALGMGVLFLTVGTFSAALPKSGDWLTRFKQGMGLVVLGFAAWNVRLVVPDWANFGMWTAVTLAGAAVFGAFEAASGLVGQLRKGIALLSLALAMLLGVRATETFLKVELLPKGGAAAAKEDHAGWLEQDFDGALAKAKAEKKLVLVDIYADWCAQCKELDEKTWPDAGVKQWIAQNAVAIRIDTDARRKDLAGKLQIRSYPTVLLLDAEGRELRRILGFQKPETMKAWLEGR from the coding sequence ATGCGGACCCTGAAGATCCTCCTCTGGAGCCTGTGCCTGGCCGCAGCGGCCTGGGCCCAGCGGGCGGACCCGACCTTCGATCCCGTGGGAAGCGTGGCCCTGGCCTTCCAGAAGGGCGCCGTGGTGGTCACGGTTCCCGAGGGCGCCCACCTCAAAGCCGCGTTCATGGAGGTGGCGAAGAAGGGCGGCGCGGGGACGTTGAAGGCGGGACCTCTGCCCGCCACCACCGCCAAGGACGAGATCGGCGACGGCATCTGGCACGGCACCGTCCGGATCCCCCTCCGCGGCGAGGGCCTGACCGGGACCGTGAAAGTGGAGGTGACCTACCAGCCCTGCACGGAGGGCGAGGGCGGCGTGTGCTTCCCGCCCACCACGCGCACCTTGGACGTGAAAGCGGCGGAGATCCCGGCCCTTTCTTTGGCGGCCGACGTGAAACACCCGGCGGCTTCCCCGGCGGAAAACCCTCCCCAGGCCGCCGTTTCGCCCGTTCCTCCCCAGATCCAAGCCCCCGCCGCGCCCGCTTCCGAACCGGCCTCCCGCTCCGGCCTCCTGGTGTCGCTGCTGGTGGCCTTCCTCGCGGGCATGGCCGCGTCGCTCACGCCCTGCGTTTATCCGATGATCCCCATCACCATGGCCATCGTCGGGGCGAAGGGGGGCGGCAAGTCCCGGGGCTTCGCGCTGTCCCTGGCGCTGGTTCTGGGCATGGCCGCGACCTACACGACCCTGGGCGTGCTGGCCGCCAAGAGCGGCGCCGCGTTCGGCGCCTTCGCGCAGAAGCCCGCCTTCCTCGTGCCCGTGTCGCTGCTGTTCGCGGCGTTCGCCCTGTCCCTCTTCGGTGCCTTCGAGATCGCCCTGCCTCCGGCGCTCGCCATGAAGCTGCAGGGCAGCGGCGGCCGGAAGGGCTTCGGCGGCGCCTTCGTGATGGGGCTCGTCCTGGGACCGCTGTCGGCGCCCTGCGTGGGGCCCGTGATCGGCGCCGTCCTGGTGCGCATCGCCCAGCAGGGGGACGTATTCCTCGGCGGCCTCCAGCTCTTCGTGTTCGCCCTGGGCATGGGTGTGCTGTTCCTGACCGTGGGGACCTTTTCCGCGGCGCTGCCGAAGAGCGGCGACTGGCTCACCCGCTTCAAGCAGGGCATGGGCCTGGTGGTGCTGGGCTTCGCGGCCTGGAACGTGCGGCTGGTGGTTCCCGACTGGGCGAACTTCGGCATGTGGACCGCCGTGACCCTCGCCGGCGCGGCGGTCTTCGGGGCCTTCGAAGCGGCATCCGGTCTGGTGGGCCAGTTGAGGAAGGGGATCGCCCTGCTGAGCCTGGCGCTGGCGATGTTACTGGGCGTCCGGGCGACGGAGACCTTCCTGAAGGTGGAACTCCTCCCCAAGGGTGGCGCCGCGGCTGCGAAGGAGGACCACGCGGGCTGGCTGGAGCAGGACTTCGACGGCGCGCTCGCCAAAGCCAAGGCCGAGAAGAAGCTGGTGCTCGTGGACATCTATGCGGACTGGTGCGCCCAGTGCAAAGAGTTGGACGAGAAGACCTGGCCCGACGCCGGCGTGAAGCAGTGGATCGCCCAGAACGCCGTGGCCATCCGCATCGACACCGATGCCAGGCGGAAGGACCTGGCCGGGAAGCTCCAGATCCGCAGCTATCCCACCGTGCTTCTATTGGATGCCGAGGGTCGGGAGCTGAGGCGCATCCTCGGCTTCCAGAAGCCGGAGACCATGAAAGCCTGGCTGGAAGGCCGATGA
- the bfr gene encoding bacterioferritin, with amino-acid sequence MQGDATAIQHLNRILRNELTAISQYFLHARMCRNWGLKEMGEHEYRESIDEMKHADKLVERILFLEGLPNLQELNRLRIGQNPKEVLEGDLALEMEAMQDLREAIVHAEGIRDFVTRDLCQDILESEEEHVDWLETQLDLIDRMGLQNFVQRAAGGLS; translated from the coding sequence ATGCAAGGCGACGCGACCGCCATCCAGCACCTCAACCGGATCCTTCGCAACGAGCTCACGGCCATCAGCCAGTACTTCCTCCATGCCCGCATGTGCCGCAACTGGGGCCTGAAGGAGATGGGAGAGCACGAGTACCGCGAGTCCATCGACGAGATGAAGCATGCCGACAAGCTGGTGGAGCGGATCCTGTTCCTGGAGGGCCTGCCCAACCTGCAGGAGCTGAATCGGCTGCGCATCGGCCAGAACCCCAAGGAAGTGCTGGAGGGCGATCTGGCGCTGGAGATGGAGGCCATGCAGGACCTGCGCGAAGCCATCGTCCACGCCGAGGGGATCCGCGATTTCGTGACCCGCGACCTCTGCCAGGACATCCTCGAAAGCGAAGAGGAGCACGTCGACTGGCTGGAGACGCAGCTCGACCTCATCGACCGGATGGGGCTCCAGAACTTCGTGCAGCGGGCGGCGGGCGGCCTCTCCTAG
- a CDS encoding bacterioferritin-associated ferredoxin: MFLCICSAITEDQVHWAVRERGADSAEAVFEILAARPDCFRCVASLEEAVLAVRAGEPVRLMPEPAAAGPATTPWGCGGRCRPSWGSAGIAKAS; encoded by the coding sequence ATGTTCCTGTGCATCTGCAGCGCCATCACGGAGGACCAGGTCCACTGGGCCGTGCGGGAGCGCGGCGCGGACTCGGCCGAGGCGGTCTTCGAGATCCTGGCCGCGCGGCCCGACTGCTTCCGCTGCGTGGCGTCGCTGGAGGAGGCCGTCCTGGCCGTACGCGCGGGGGAGCCCGTGCGTCTGATGCCCGAACCCGCCGCCGCCGGACCGGCAACGACGCCGTGGGGTTGCGGAGGCCGGTGCCGACCTTCCTGGGGAAGCGCCGGAATCGCTAAGGCCAGTTGA
- a CDS encoding HD domain-containing protein, with protein sequence MAPNFPFPWSDPLLARLRAHLAAEPFARDAAHDLGHLLRVARLAGRLAAEEGADAETCVAAALLHDLVYRPKNHPESSLTAGMAAEQVPEWCRATPGLEAKAEAVAAAVATHSWSGGGEPATREAAVVQDADRLEALGAIGIARVFATGASFGAGLWHAEDPWAEARDLDDKAWSLDHFERKLLKLAAGMKTSAGRRLAEERQRTLLAYLAALRSELQVHSQP encoded by the coding sequence ATGGCGCCGAACTTCCCCTTCCCCTGGTCCGACCCCCTCCTGGCGCGGCTGCGGGCCCATCTGGCCGCCGAGCCCTTCGCTCGGGACGCGGCCCACGACCTGGGCCACCTGCTCCGGGTGGCGCGGCTGGCGGGAAGGCTGGCCGCGGAGGAGGGCGCGGACGCGGAAACCTGCGTGGCGGCGGCCCTGCTTCACGATTTGGTCTACCGCCCCAAGAACCACCCCGAGTCGTCCCTGACCGCGGGAATGGCCGCGGAGCAGGTGCCGGAGTGGTGCCGGGCCACGCCGGGGCTGGAAGCGAAGGCCGAGGCCGTGGCCGCGGCGGTGGCCACGCACAGCTGGAGCGGCGGCGGCGAGCCCGCCACGCGGGAGGCCGCCGTGGTCCAGGACGCGGACCGACTGGAGGCGCTGGGCGCCATCGGGATCGCCCGGGTCTTCGCCACGGGCGCCAGCTTCGGCGCGGGCCTGTGGCACGCCGAGGATCCCTGGGCGGAAGCGCGCGACCTGGACGACAAGGCCTGGAGCCTCGACCACTTCGAGCGGAAGCTGCTCAAACTCGCAGCCGGCATGAAGACCTCCGCGGGCCGGCGCCTCGCGGAGGAGCGCCAGCGGACCCTCCTCGCCTACCTGGCCGCCCTCCGCAGCGAATTGCAGGTTCATTCCCAGCCGTAG
- a CDS encoding 6-carboxytetrahydropterin synthase codes for MPFILSLRRPFVADHFHDLPGFQEERHGHNWEVEAAVELDSEAQEPAFAASLDAWVKAMDYRLLNALPACEGRNPTAEVLAERALRHLQADGLRPGWVKVREKANYWALCRPDAP; via the coding sequence ATGCCCTTCATCCTGTCCCTCCGGCGGCCCTTCGTGGCCGACCACTTCCATGACCTGCCCGGCTTCCAGGAGGAGCGCCACGGGCACAACTGGGAGGTGGAAGCCGCGGTGGAGCTGGACTCGGAGGCGCAGGAGCCGGCCTTCGCCGCCAGCCTGGACGCGTGGGTGAAGGCCATGGACTACCGCCTGCTGAACGCCCTGCCCGCCTGCGAAGGGCGGAACCCCACCGCCGAAGTGCTGGCGGAGCGCGCCCTCCGGCACCTCCAGGCGGACGGCCTGCGGCCGGGCTGGGTGAAGGTCCGCGAAAAGGCCAACTACTGGGCGCTCTGCCGCCCCGACGCTCCGTGA
- a CDS encoding polysaccharide deacetylase family protein, with product MNRALRGGSVALLLVLAGVGCGRRDAEAPPRVEEAPTPLAPWAWHPLGGLAVVEGELAEPAELILEGPSIRERRYAERGPVRWEFFRPPEGETAVLRTADGRELARFAFSVAPPPSPQSSPRIARQAAPPAPAAEPRTRTLARLASGFVSALSPRKQPGVGLAPAAEPPPPAIPPRPPLQPAPEPEPRTRTLTQLASGFISALSPRKAPGVGLSPAAEPPPPAVPRRAPLEPAPEPEPRTSTLARLASGFVSALSPRKAPGLGLAPTPEPPPPALPKRAPVQAAPEPPPPSHTLPRQVPPSSAAIPWPGMGEAFNLTRGPGGHKRLLLSFDGGSTAEVADEVLDILKARGVRTTLFLTGAFIQRFPAVVKRMAAEGHELGNHTLSHPHFAPGMKRDPHWTRERVQRELLEADAALLRLLGRPMDPVWRAPYGEHTAEIRRWAEELGYRHVGWTEGADSLDWATPHERRLYRSGDAILQRLHQRLNRDGDGLIVLMHLGSGRTAADRPSAGLGAFMDRALGEGWTFVTAGSYLRDLGKPAWNSQQRLALLAAPGTAPQAR from the coding sequence GTGAACCGCGCCCTTCGGGGAGGCTCCGTCGCCCTCCTGCTGGTGTTGGCGGGGGTGGGGTGCGGCCGGCGGGACGCGGAAGCGCCGCCTCGCGTGGAAGAGGCCCCCACTCCCCTGGCGCCGTGGGCGTGGCATCCCCTGGGGGGCCTGGCGGTGGTGGAGGGCGAACTGGCCGAGCCGGCGGAGCTGATCCTGGAGGGCCCGTCCATCCGGGAGCGCCGCTACGCCGAGCGGGGTCCCGTGCGGTGGGAGTTCTTCCGGCCGCCTGAAGGCGAGACCGCCGTCCTCCGGACCGCGGATGGCCGGGAACTGGCCCGCTTCGCCTTTTCGGTGGCCCCGCCTCCCTCGCCTCAAAGTTCCCCACGCATCGCCCGGCAGGCAGCCCCACCCGCTCCGGCAGCGGAACCTCGCACCCGCACCCTGGCGCGACTGGCGAGCGGCTTCGTCTCCGCCCTTTCCCCCCGGAAACAGCCGGGAGTCGGCCTGGCCCCCGCGGCGGAACCGCCACCTCCCGCCATTCCCCCGCGTCCGCCCCTCCAGCCCGCGCCGGAGCCGGAACCCCGTACCCGCACGCTGACCCAGTTGGCCAGCGGGTTCATCTCGGCCCTTTCCCCCCGGAAAGCCCCGGGCGTCGGGTTGTCCCCCGCCGCAGAACCCCCGCCCCCCGCGGTCCCCAGGCGCGCGCCCCTTGAACCCGCGCCGGAACCGGAACCCCGCACCAGCACTCTGGCGCGGCTGGCGAGCGGGTTCGTGTCGGCCCTTTCGCCCCGGAAAGCGCCGGGACTCGGCCTGGCCCCCACGCCGGAGCCCCCGCCTCCCGCGCTCCCCAAGCGCGCGCCCGTCCAGGCCGCGCCCGAGCCTCCGCCTCCTTCCCACACCCTCCCGCGCCAGGTTCCTCCTTCCTCCGCCGCGATCCCCTGGCCCGGGATGGGCGAGGCCTTCAACCTGACGCGCGGCCCCGGAGGCCACAAGCGCCTGCTGCTGAGCTTCGACGGCGGCTCCACGGCGGAAGTGGCCGACGAGGTCCTGGACATCCTCAAGGCGCGGGGCGTGCGCACCACCCTCTTCCTCACCGGCGCCTTCATCCAGCGCTTTCCCGCGGTGGTGAAGCGGATGGCCGCGGAAGGCCACGAGCTGGGCAACCACACCCTGTCCCATCCCCACTTCGCCCCGGGCATGAAGCGCGATCCCCACTGGACGCGCGAGCGGGTCCAGCGCGAACTGCTGGAGGCGGACGCCGCCCTCCTGCGCCTGCTGGGCCGGCCCATGGATCCCGTGTGGCGCGCGCCCTACGGGGAACACACCGCGGAGATCCGGCGCTGGGCGGAGGAACTGGGCTACCGCCACGTGGGATGGACCGAGGGCGCGGATTCCCTCGACTGGGCCACCCCCCACGAGCGCCGCCTCTACCGCAGCGGCGACGCGATCCTCCAGCGCCTGCACCAACGGCTGAACCGCGACGGCGACGGGCTCATCGTCCTGATGCACCTGGGCAGCGGCCGCACCGCCGCGGACCGCCCCTCCGCGGGACTCGGCGCGTTCATGGACCGTGCGCTGGGCGAGGGCTGGACCTTCGTCACCGCGGGCAGCTACCTCCGCGACCTGGGCAAACCCGCGTGGAATTCCCAGCAGCGGCTGGCCCTCCTCGCGGCGCCCGGAACCGCGCCGCAGGCCCGCTGA